Proteins found in one Micropterus dolomieu isolate WLL.071019.BEF.003 ecotype Adirondacks linkage group LG10, ASM2129224v1, whole genome shotgun sequence genomic segment:
- the crnkl1 gene encoding crooked neck-like protein 1: protein MASTAAGKQRIPKVAKVKNKAPAEVQITAEQLLREAKERELELLPPPPKQKITDEEELNDYKLKKRKGFEDNIRKNRTVISNWIKYAQWEESLKEIQRARSIYERALDVDHRNITLWLKYAEMEMKSRQVNHARNIWDRAITILPRVNQFWYKYTYMEEMLGNIAGCRQVFERWMEWEPEEQAWHSYINFELRYKEVDKARTIYERFVMVHPEVKNWIKYARFEERHGYIAHSRKVYERAVEFFGEEHVDENLFVAFAKFEETQKEFERVRVIYKYALDRIPKQQAQELFKYYTMFEKKFGDRRGIEDVIVSKRRFQYEEEVKANPHNYDAWFDYLRLVENDADPDTVREVYERAIANMPPIQEKRHWKRYIYLWINYALYEELEVKDPERTRQVYQACLDLIPHKKFTFAKIWLLYAQFEIRQKNLQGARKVMFS from the exons ATGGCTTCCACCGCGGCAGGCAAGCAGCGGATACCGAAGGTGGCGAAG GTGAAGAATAAAGCTCCAGCCGAGGTTCAGATCACTGCTGAGCAGCTGCTGAGAGAAGCCAAAGAGAGGGAGCTCGAACTTCTGCCGCCACCCCCGAAACAGAAGATTACAGATGAGGAGGAGCTCAATGATTACAAACTCAAGAAGAGGAAG GGATTTGAGGACAACATCAGAAAGAATCGCACTGTCATCAGTAACTGGATAAAATACGCACAATGGGAGGAAAGCCTGAAGGAGATCCAAAG GGCTCGTTCCATTTACGAGCGAGCGCTGGACGTGGATCACCGCAACATCACTCTGTGGCTGAAGTATGCCGAGATGGAGATGAAGAGCCGCCAGGTGAACCACGCCCGCAACATCTGGGACAGAGCCATCACCATCCTCCCACGAGTCAACCAGTTCTG GTACAAGTACACCTACATGGAGGAGATGCTGGGGAACATCGCTGGCTGCAGGCAGGTGTTTGAGCGTTGGATGGAGTGGGAGCCCGAGGAACAGGCCTGGCACTCCTACATCAACTTTGAGCTGCGCTACAAGGAAGTGGACAAAGCCCGCACCATTTACGAGCGAT TCGTCATGGTTCACCCCGAAGTGAAGAACTGGATCAAGTACGCTCGTTTTGAAGAGAGGCACGGCTACATCGCTCACAGCAGGAAGGTGTACGAGAGGGCGGTGGAGTTCTTCGGAGAGGAACATGTGGACGAGAACCTCTTTGTGGCCTTCGCCAAGTTTGaggagacacagaaagag TTTGAACGTGTCCGGGTGATCTATAAGTACGCTTTGGACAGAATCCCTAAACAACAGGCGCAGGAGCTCTTCAAGTACTACACGATGTTTGAGAAGAAGTTTGGAGACCGGAGGGGAATCGAGGACGTCATCGTCAGCAAACGGAGGTTCCAGTATGAGGAGGAAGTCAAG GCAAACCCACACAACTACGACGCGTGGTTTGATTACCTCCGCCTGGTGGAGAACGACGCCGACCCCGACACAGTGAGAGAGGTTTATGAGAGAGCCATCGCCAACATGCCCCCCATCCAGGAGAAGAGACACTGGAAACGATACATCTACCTGTGGATCAACTACGCTCTGTACGAGGAGCTGGAGGTCAAG gaTCCTGAGAGAACAAGGCAGGTGTACCAGGCCTGTCTGGATCTCATCCCACATAAAAAG TTCACATTTGCTAAGATTTGGCTGCTCTACGCTCAGTTTGAGATCCGGCAGAAGAACCTGCAGGGAGCCAGAAAGGTCATG ttttcaTAG